A single window of Archangium gephyra DNA harbors:
- a CDS encoding OPT/YSL family transporter — MSERQSGRAVAAPVLVPDESSSPSLHPVPSEVPASTPPELTARALVAGGLIGAVLAVTNVYTGLKTGFWESGCVLSSLLAFGGLSAMARRGPPVSPLETNLSQTAAVSVGAVPATAGLLGAVPALAMLGTQPPGWAVALWGVGLGTLGVLFAFALRRRLLEDEALPFPTGAATAELISTLHSTGSAYAERVRGLWVSGLASMGLTLSRDVWGLVPQASMLPGSLTVGGLSANSLMLGIGWNPMMLGIGVLVGPRAGLSILLGSALAWAGLAPWLVSAKVVTDTSFPTLSGWLLWPGVGLMVGAAATSLLSQVGALPSVMRDLRKLGQDGAGWESTAGRWVARAVLPAIVLTGVMAWFAFQLSPLYFLLALLLTFPLCAVCARATGQTDIAPMSPVGQLAQVGFGLGVPGHPGLNVAAGGVVSGAASHTSGSLWSLQAGRLLGASASRQLLVQLPGVLLGAAVAVPAYALLVSTHGLGSETLPMPTAQQFKAVAELASKGLGELPPSSTLATGLGFLAGVLLSVGARGRLARWLPSAAAMGIGFVVPAYYSVTLCLGALLAAGVARFRPSATQTVQSAGAGAIVGESLLSVLIAALVAAGLIHQG, encoded by the coding sequence ATGAGTGAGCGGCAGTCCGGGCGTGCCGTGGCCGCCCCTGTGCTCGTCCCGGACGAGTCCTCTTCCCCCTCGCTCCACCCGGTGCCCTCCGAGGTGCCGGCGTCCACGCCCCCCGAGCTGACGGCCCGTGCGCTGGTGGCCGGAGGACTCATTGGCGCGGTGCTGGCCGTCACCAACGTCTACACGGGCCTGAAGACGGGTTTCTGGGAGTCGGGGTGCGTGCTGTCCTCGCTGCTGGCCTTCGGTGGCCTGTCGGCGATGGCCCGGCGCGGCCCTCCGGTGTCCCCGCTGGAGACGAACCTCTCCCAGACGGCCGCGGTGTCCGTGGGCGCGGTGCCCGCCACCGCGGGACTGCTGGGCGCGGTGCCCGCGCTCGCGATGCTGGGGACGCAACCGCCCGGCTGGGCCGTGGCGCTGTGGGGCGTGGGGCTGGGGACGCTGGGGGTGCTGTTCGCCTTCGCGCTGCGCCGGCGCCTGCTCGAGGACGAGGCCCTGCCGTTTCCCACCGGTGCCGCCACCGCGGAGCTCATCTCCACGCTGCACTCCACCGGCTCGGCCTACGCGGAGCGCGTCCGGGGCCTGTGGGTGAGTGGCCTGGCCTCCATGGGCCTCACGTTGTCGAGGGATGTGTGGGGCCTCGTGCCCCAGGCCTCGATGCTGCCCGGGTCGCTGACGGTGGGGGGGCTGAGCGCGAACAGCCTGATGTTGGGCATCGGCTGGAATCCGATGATGCTGGGCATCGGCGTGCTGGTGGGCCCGCGGGCGGGGCTGAGCATCCTGCTGGGCTCGGCGCTCGCGTGGGCCGGTCTGGCGCCCTGGCTGGTGAGCGCGAAGGTGGTGACGGACACCTCGTTCCCCACGCTCTCCGGGTGGCTGCTGTGGCCCGGCGTGGGGCTGATGGTGGGCGCGGCGGCCACCTCGCTGCTGTCCCAGGTGGGGGCCCTTCCCTCGGTGATGCGGGACTTGCGCAAGCTGGGGCAGGACGGGGCGGGCTGGGAGTCCACGGCCGGCCGGTGGGTGGCGAGGGCGGTGCTCCCGGCCATCGTGCTCACCGGGGTGATGGCGTGGTTCGCCTTCCAGCTGAGCCCGCTGTACTTCCTGCTGGCGCTGCTGCTGACGTTCCCGCTGTGCGCGGTGTGCGCCCGGGCGACGGGCCAGACGGACATCGCGCCCATGAGCCCCGTGGGACAGCTCGCGCAGGTGGGCTTCGGCCTGGGCGTGCCGGGGCATCCCGGCCTCAACGTCGCGGCCGGTGGCGTGGTGTCGGGCGCCGCGTCGCATACCAGCGGTAGCCTGTGGTCGCTCCAGGCCGGGCGGCTGCTGGGGGCCAGTGCCTCGCGCCAGTTGCTCGTGCAGCTCCCGGGGGTGCTGCTGGGGGCCGCCGTGGCCGTCCCCGCCTACGCGCTGCTGGTGTCCACGCACGGGCTGGGCTCCGAGACGCTGCCCATGCCCACGGCCCAGCAATTCAAGGCCGTGGCGGAGCTCGCCTCGAAGGGGCTGGGCGAGCTTCCTCCGTCCTCCACGCTGGCCACGGGCCTGGGCTTCCTCGCGGGCGTGCTGCTGTCGGTGGGCGCGCGCGGCCGGCTGGCGCGGTGGCTGCCCTCGGCGGCGGCCATGGGCATCGGCTTCGTCGTGCCGGCCTACTACTCGGTGACGCTGTGCCTGGGGGCCCTGCTGGCCGCCGGGGTGGCCCGCTTCCGTCCCTCGGCCACGCAGACGGTGCAGTCGGCGGGCGCGGGCGCCATCGTCGGCGAGTCCCTCCTGAGCGTCCTCATCGCCGCGCTCGTCGCCGCTGGCCTCATCCACCAGGGCTGA
- a CDS encoding serine/threonine-protein kinase, whose translation MEEEVARGGFGTLYSAWREHDGLHVAIKVAHPEVPLARAQLARETEVLRVIGPPTVPAVHDTGTLSNGAPYLVMQFIPWPTLAQRMAQVAGPMPLAELTSRTLALLDALSVVHGHGYLHGDLKPENVFLDDATRSAGFFDFGLARSVSTPALSSADEPTPPIGDSFAGTVEYMSPEQCSGQASLDIRSDIYSLGILFYEMLTGRPPFFGTPSDVIHAHLARRPLRPSELVPVPAALEQVVLRCLTKERERRYDSLAPLRLALQEALASTEKPSTPLTRAHEKAAPTPPAPVRRSVAVLFFRSGANPVTVQKALASFGGQMASHEGTRFAGVFDPDAGENPVQRARQAAEGLAAQNLAPAALVDVATVTVQRRPGGPARYLGPIFARKDRYPTDDDPSTLLLTTAAAEALPDLPCEPVTGRDGVFRRASANLGREDVTILQHGSGVLVGRGSELAELMESAGLALVEGAPTLVTVLGDRGHGKTHLSAALAQQLQVGLPNARVATWRAREPVQGDPEGTLRMLLRGALYDFRGDAELTGSDHEGRATCFELLGPQLATELWPGVASTLGWMAPGAAGLQNWAAAPGALRSLAMRAAGELLAARARRRPLCLLLDDAQYAEETALDALEYAALAESRLPLWVCVLARPGFERLRPSWGTRAARRHVLPLGPLSPPSAVELCRTLLRPAENIPAAALEHLAERAQRVPLFLVELVRGLKRQGLVRQRAHGGSWYLATDELDRMPELRLVDWLADRELGALPVELAAHARLCALLGPDFTAAEAEGVVHALEEDGGAADFPLDPRHATRRLLDLGLLVSHRQEGLSFRNELLRATVERSLPEADRARIHRAAFRYYQSKAGAAERQRLPRLALHAAAAGLRDEAAALYIDLAESARGRHAYIEAESTYTRALELLETEDRRRRLTVLRGRGLMRYRVGRYEDSLADFAAARELAQQLEAVTDEVDLLLDEAMAYDWINDYARSEERVYAAQEMVFDKKLQSPLLQVRLLLGLGRAQFRNGQWEECCEPLQEAAERARKLGDAGYESLVVAQLLLGVILPNIGHIDEAERIFEEVIAECSERGDRLHLGSAINNRRNLWVARNDFQGAMEDQERFLHLGRELGMVGWEYFAEHNMGELLYQAGDAEAAAPHIARAIELERHHPEMAPRPWALLLQARALAYTGQDEKTRALLKEIRRTLEQSGAEFSPSEEVIFNAVELATRDATAEEWEGLLARSNECSVEQEPLEVLELRGLAWLRRGQRAAAVRSLEEALHRAQTIPNVMGGRLKRSLESARLVPAA comes from the coding sequence ATGGAGGAGGAGGTGGCCCGCGGCGGCTTCGGCACCCTCTACTCCGCCTGGCGCGAGCACGACGGCCTGCACGTGGCCATCAAGGTGGCTCACCCTGAAGTCCCTCTCGCCCGCGCCCAGCTCGCCCGCGAGACCGAGGTGCTGCGCGTCATCGGCCCTCCCACCGTCCCCGCCGTGCATGACACGGGCACCCTCTCCAACGGCGCCCCGTACCTCGTCATGCAGTTCATCCCCTGGCCCACGCTCGCGCAGCGCATGGCGCAGGTCGCCGGCCCCATGCCGCTCGCCGAGCTCACCTCGCGCACGCTGGCCCTGCTGGACGCGCTCTCGGTGGTGCACGGCCACGGCTACCTCCACGGCGACCTCAAGCCGGAGAACGTCTTCCTCGATGACGCCACGCGCTCCGCCGGCTTCTTCGACTTCGGCCTCGCGCGCTCCGTGAGCACACCGGCCCTCTCCTCCGCCGACGAGCCCACGCCCCCCATCGGTGATTCCTTCGCGGGCACCGTCGAGTACATGTCCCCGGAGCAGTGCTCCGGCCAGGCCAGCCTGGACATCCGCTCGGACATCTACTCCCTGGGCATCCTCTTCTACGAGATGCTCACCGGCCGGCCGCCCTTCTTCGGCACCCCGTCCGACGTCATCCACGCCCACCTCGCACGCCGGCCCCTTCGCCCCTCGGAGCTGGTGCCCGTGCCCGCGGCGCTCGAGCAGGTGGTGCTGCGCTGCCTCACCAAGGAGCGCGAGCGCCGATATGACTCCCTGGCCCCCCTGCGCCTCGCGCTCCAGGAGGCACTGGCCAGCACCGAGAAGCCCTCCACCCCGCTGACGCGTGCACACGAGAAGGCCGCGCCCACCCCGCCCGCCCCCGTGCGGCGCTCGGTGGCGGTGCTCTTCTTCCGCTCGGGCGCCAACCCCGTCACCGTGCAGAAGGCGCTCGCCAGCTTCGGCGGGCAGATGGCCTCCCACGAGGGCACCCGCTTCGCCGGTGTTTTCGATCCGGACGCGGGGGAGAATCCCGTGCAGCGCGCCCGGCAGGCCGCCGAGGGCCTGGCCGCGCAGAACCTCGCGCCCGCCGCGCTGGTGGACGTGGCCACGGTGACGGTGCAGCGCCGTCCCGGTGGCCCCGCGCGCTACCTCGGCCCCATCTTCGCGCGCAAGGATCGCTACCCCACCGACGACGATCCCTCCACCCTGCTGCTCACCACCGCGGCGGCCGAGGCCCTGCCGGACCTGCCGTGCGAGCCGGTGACGGGCCGCGACGGCGTCTTCCGGCGCGCGTCGGCGAACCTGGGACGCGAGGACGTCACCATCCTCCAGCATGGCAGTGGCGTGCTGGTGGGCCGCGGCAGCGAGCTGGCCGAGCTGATGGAGAGCGCGGGCCTGGCGCTGGTGGAAGGGGCGCCCACGCTCGTCACCGTGCTGGGGGACCGGGGCCACGGCAAGACGCACCTGAGCGCCGCGCTCGCCCAGCAGTTGCAGGTGGGCCTGCCCAACGCACGGGTGGCCACGTGGCGCGCCCGCGAGCCGGTGCAGGGAGATCCCGAGGGCACCCTGCGCATGCTGCTGCGCGGCGCCCTCTACGACTTCCGCGGCGACGCCGAGCTGACGGGCTCCGACCACGAGGGCCGCGCCACCTGCTTCGAGCTGCTGGGGCCCCAGCTGGCCACCGAGCTGTGGCCCGGCGTGGCCTCCACGTTGGGGTGGATGGCGCCGGGCGCCGCCGGACTGCAGAACTGGGCCGCGGCCCCGGGTGCCTTGCGCTCCCTGGCCATGCGCGCCGCCGGTGAGTTGCTGGCCGCGCGGGCCCGCCGCCGACCCCTGTGCCTGCTGCTCGACGACGCCCAGTACGCCGAGGAGACGGCCCTGGACGCGCTGGAGTACGCCGCCCTCGCCGAGTCCCGCTTGCCCCTCTGGGTGTGCGTGCTGGCGCGCCCCGGCTTCGAGCGCCTGCGTCCATCCTGGGGTACGCGCGCCGCCCGCCGTCACGTGCTGCCGCTCGGCCCCCTCTCGCCGCCCAGCGCCGTGGAGCTGTGCCGCACCCTGCTGCGCCCCGCGGAGAACATCCCCGCCGCCGCGCTCGAGCACCTCGCCGAGCGCGCCCAGCGTGTCCCCCTCTTCCTCGTGGAGTTGGTGCGGGGCCTCAAGCGCCAGGGCCTCGTGCGCCAGCGCGCCCATGGCGGCAGCTGGTACCTGGCCACGGACGAGCTGGACCGGATGCCGGAGCTGCGGCTGGTGGACTGGCTGGCGGACCGCGAGTTGGGCGCGCTGCCGGTGGAGCTCGCGGCGCATGCGCGGTTGTGCGCGCTGCTCGGCCCGGACTTCACCGCCGCCGAGGCCGAGGGCGTGGTGCACGCGCTGGAGGAGGATGGCGGCGCGGCGGACTTCCCGTTGGATCCCCGCCATGCCACGCGCCGGCTGTTGGATTTGGGCCTGCTGGTGAGCCACCGCCAGGAGGGCCTCAGCTTCCGCAACGAGTTGCTGCGCGCCACGGTGGAGCGCTCGCTGCCCGAGGCGGACCGGGCGCGCATCCACCGCGCCGCGTTCCGCTACTACCAGAGCAAGGCCGGAGCCGCCGAGCGCCAGCGCCTGCCCCGCCTCGCCCTGCACGCCGCCGCCGCCGGCCTGCGCGACGAGGCCGCCGCCCTCTACATCGACCTGGCCGAGTCCGCGCGGGGCCGCCACGCCTATATCGAGGCCGAGTCCACCTACACGCGCGCGCTCGAGTTGCTGGAGACCGAGGACCGGCGCCGGCGCCTCACGGTGCTCCGGGGGCGGGGCCTCATGCGCTACCGCGTGGGACGGTACGAGGACTCGCTGGCGGACTTCGCCGCGGCGCGCGAGCTGGCCCAGCAGCTGGAGGCGGTCACGGACGAGGTGGACCTGCTGCTGGACGAGGCCATGGCCTACGACTGGATCAACGACTACGCGCGCTCGGAGGAGCGGGTGTACGCGGCCCAGGAGATGGTCTTCGACAAGAAGCTGCAATCGCCGCTCTTGCAGGTGCGGCTGCTGCTGGGCCTGGGGCGCGCGCAGTTCCGCAACGGCCAGTGGGAGGAGTGCTGCGAGCCGCTGCAGGAGGCGGCGGAGCGGGCGCGGAAGCTGGGAGACGCCGGCTACGAGTCGCTGGTGGTGGCGCAGCTGCTGCTGGGAGTCATCCTCCCCAACATCGGCCACATCGACGAGGCGGAGCGCATCTTCGAGGAGGTCATCGCCGAGTGCAGTGAGCGCGGAGACCGGCTGCACCTGGGCAGCGCCATCAACAACCGGCGCAACCTGTGGGTGGCGCGCAACGATTTCCAGGGGGCGATGGAGGACCAGGAGCGCTTCCTGCACCTGGGGCGCGAGCTGGGCATGGTGGGCTGGGAGTACTTCGCCGAGCACAACATGGGCGAGCTGCTCTACCAGGCGGGGGACGCGGAGGCGGCGGCGCCGCACATCGCCCGCGCCATCGAGCTGGAGCGGCACCACCCGGAGATGGCCCCGAGGCCGTGGGCGCTGCTGCTGCAGGCCCGGGCGCTGGCCTACACCGGGCAGGACGAGAAGACACGCGCGCTGCTGAAGGAGATCCGCCGGACGCTCGAGCAGAGCGGCGCGGAGTTCAGCCCCTCGGAGGAGGTCATCTTCAACGCGGTGGAGCTGGCCACGCGTGACGCCACCGCCGAGGAGTGGGAGGGGCTGCTGGCGCGCTCCAACGAGTGCTCGGTGGAGCAGGAGCCCCTGGAGGTGCTGGAGCTGCGGGGGCTGGCCTGGCTGAGGCGGGGCCAGCGGGCGGCGGCCGTGCGCAGCCTGGAGGAAGCGCTGCACCGGGCCCAGACGATCCCCAACGTCATGGGGGGCCGGCTGAAGCGCAGCCTGGAGAGCGCGCGTCTCGTCCCCGCGGCGTGA